Genomic window (Flavobacteriales bacterium):
GTTTATTCTGTCATCGTTACCGAACAAGGTGGTGCGCAATGCGCAGAGACCGAGATCTTCACCATCGCTGAGCCAATGGTGGTGGCGGTAACATATGCTCCAAGCTGCATGACCGGTGGTTATCCCACATACACGGCTTCAGTAACTGATGGTGGTGTGGGGCCGTTCACTTTTACATGGTGGGCGATCACATCGAATGACACTCATCCACCTGAGGTGGTCTACCAGGGACCGGTATATGAAATGCATCCGGGACACTGGCCACCTTGGGACGTCGAAGTGTTCGATGAGGGAACGGAATGCACGGTATGGGCTTCAGAATGGGGACCCTTCAACACCAGTTGGCCTCCTTCAGGCATGGTCTCCTCCGTAGTGACCCCCGCCATATGTCAGGAAGGGATCACGGGAGCCATCGACCTGACTTTGGATCCGGCTTACGCCCCATACACCTTCGTTTGGTCCAGCGGGGCCACCACGGAAGACCTGAGCGGGCTGGAGCCAGGGATCTACTCAGTGACGGTCAACTTCGGCCAAACCTGCAGCCTCGATTATTCATATACGGTGCAGGAATTAGCGGCCTGCTGCCCCGCCGACCTGGTGATCCATGACGGCACACACAGCAGCTCGCTACCCGCTTCCATCTCCGGCTCGGTCGATATCCGGGGCCAGTTCATCGTGGATGACGACTTCCAGTTCGCCTATGCCCAGATCTATATGGAACCGGGTGCGGAGATCATCGTGGAACCGGATGTTCATTTTGACATGGGCTACAGCACCATGGAAAGTTGCAGCAATACGATGTGGAAGAGCATCACGGCCAACGAGGGTAGCGTGGTGTATATCAGGGAAAGCACCTTGAGCGATGCGGAGAACGTGGTGACGGCCCTGAACGGTGCCAACATCGTGCTGATACAGGATGTGTTCCGGGACGACCGCCTCGGCCTGTCCGTGCCCGACATGAACGGGGGGCAATGGAACGACGTGAGTGTATACCTGAACGGGAACCTGTTCCAGAGCACGGGCGCGCTGGCACAACCCTATCCCGGACAAACCACGGCAGTGGGCCGCATTGGTTATGCCGCCGTGGAGGTGTACAACACCTATGCGGACCTCACCGGCGGTGGCAATATTGTGGATCGCATGAGCAACGGCATCATCGGCCACCGAAGTGATGTGGTCGTTACCGATTTCGGGTTCAAGAACGTGCAGCCCGATGCGGCGTATCCCTATATCGGCAACGGTTCTGGCATCTTCGCCCAAGGCGACCACAGCTACCACAAGCTGGTGCAACAGGGTTACGGCGAAGGCAACGCGCCGAGCTTCGAGAACTGCCAATGGGGGATCTTTACCCGGTACATGACCGTATGGAGTGAGCAGAACAACATGCAGAACGTAGGCACGGCCTACCGTGTGGAGCGCAGCGGGAACCGCTATGTGGACATCTTGAGCAACCAGATGCATACACTGTCCACGGGGATCGATCTCCGCATGAACCAAGGTGCGACACATGTGAGGGTACAGAACAACGACATCACCTTCGGGGATCTAGTGAACCCTTGGATACCACTGCCCACTTTCGGCATTATCGTGAACGAGTATCCGGGGGAGAATCCCGACTCCAAGATCCTCAACAACACCATCCACTACGTGCCGAAATACACCTCGTTCGTGGGCATCGGCTTGCTGGCCACGGACAAATGGTTGGTGGCGGAGAATACGTTGAACATGGTGAGCAACATCCACAACCGCTGGGGCATTGCCATCAGCGGTGCGCGCTACTGCGAGTTCAGTTGCAACAACATCAACGGCGCGGCCACCACCTACCCTGCGGACGGCCAAGCAGGCATCTACAGCAACATGGGCGAAGGCCAGCGCTTCAGTTGCAATGTGATGGATAAGACCTCCAACGGTGCCCTCTTTAATGGCCTTGCTGCTGACATCGACTTGAGTGGCAACCAGTTCAACCGGCATAAGTGGGGTTTGCACCTTTCGAGTTCGGCCATCATCGGAACGCAGGACCATAAGGGAAATCTGTGGTATGAGGAACCCGCACAAGGGGGATTGGGGGCGTGGAATGAGAACGACCTTAACGCATCCAACAATCCCTTCCTCTACAATCCGGCCAATATCAGTGGCGGTAACACCGAGCCGCCATCGTGGTCTCCCAATTATTGGTTTAACACAGATCCAGGCACCAACTACGATTGTGCCACCGCCAACAATGGGCCGTATTGCGAGCAGTTCCACGCGCTGCTGAACGGCTATGGCATCACGGAGCTGGACCATTTGATCGCCAAGGACAGCTTGGAGAACGACCCCTACACCGAAGAAAGCAAGTACATGCTGAAAGGCGGCCTGTACAAGAAGCTGGATGATAACGCCGCGTTGCGCAACAGTGAACAGGAACTGGTCGACTTCTACAACGACTTGCAAGGCAGCACCACCGCCGCCTTCAAGTCCATCGACGACAGCCAGAAGACGCTGAACAACATGGACAGCAGCGTGGTGGTGCAATTGCAGGCCAACCGCGCCCAGATCGAGATCTTGATGGACTCGGTAAAAGCAGGTATGGTGCAAATGGACGATAGCACGCTGACGGACGCACAGCGCAGCACAATACTCTCCGGGTTGAGCGGCTACCGCAGTACCATCGGCACCCTAACCGCGTGGAACAACTCCGCGTTGCAACTGGCCGCTACTACCAAGGTGCTTACCGCCGAAAGCATAAAGGCGGCCAATACCAACATTGGTACTACCAAATTGATCGAGAGCAATGAAAAGGAGGTGAACACCATCTACCTCTCCACCATAGGCAAGGACGTGGACACGTTCACGGTGGACCAGTCCAACACCTTGTTCTACATCGCCAATCAATGCCCGATGGTCGGAGGGAACTCGGTTTACAGGGCGCGTTCCTTGTACCGCCTGATCGACGACGAACAACAGTTTGACGACCCGATGCTCTGCCTGCAACATGGCATTATTGTAAAGAGCTTGGTGGCGCGGGAGGTGAACACGATGGGCGTTGTACCCAACCCCGCAAGGGACGGAGCAACGCTTGTACTTGGCAAGCCCTTGGACGAGGCAGGCACCTTTATTTTGTTCAACGCTGTGGGCGAAGTAGTGATGCGTTTGGATGTGCCTGCGGAAGAGTACCGCATGTCATTTGCTACAAGCGGACTGGCAACTGGTGTGTATCACTACCGGGTGGTGAACTTAACCGGGTTGGTTGGAAATGGCAGACTTTCCATTGTTCGATAAGTATCGAGCTGCAGTACGATGGCACAGAAAGCAGCTATCAGGCTTCTGCTGGTTTGGTGCATGGTGCATGGTGCGGGGTTTCCGCACTATGCCTGTGCCCAACAAGGTCTCAATAACCTGTGGATGGGTGGCACGAACAGTGAGGAACCTCTTCCCTTTGGGGGCACCGACTTGGACTTTTCCTCCGGCAGCGTCGTGTTGTCATACGTCCAGCGCGATATCGATTTCCGACGAACATCCGCGAACATCACAGATGCCGACGGTAATTTGCTCAGCAGCACCAATGGGGCCTACATCGCCAATGCCATCGGCGATACCATGCTGAACGGAGGCGGGCTGAACCCCAGCCAATACACCTCGTGGTGGCCGGAAGGTTTACACATCGCACAAGGCTGCCTGATCCTTCCCAAGCCGAACGCACCGGGCATCTATTACCTCTTACATGGGACCATAGACGATCTGTCAAGCTCCCTTTCGCACCACCTGTATATGACCACCATCGACATGAGCTTGGACAGTGGCCTGGGGGGCGCAGTGAGCAAGAATGAGGTCTTGATCGCGGACACCTTGAACGAGGGCAGGATCACGGCGGTACGGCATGCCAACGGACGGGACTGGTGGGTGTTCTGCTTTAAGGCCAACACGAACATCCACCACCGTCTGCTGGTAACTCCGAGCGGTGTGAGCGTGAACGGCAACCAAGCCATCGGCGTGGTTCGCACACCCGATCATGGTCAGGCGTGCTTCTCTCCGGATGGCAGCCGGTATGCCTATTACTCCGGTTTCGGAACAGCTGATCTGGATATCTTTGATTTCGACCGGTGTACCGGTTTGTTCTCCAACCCGGTGAACATACCCATCGATGATTCTAACAGCTTCGGTGGGGCAGCTTTTTCCCCCAACAGCCGCTTCCTCTATGTTACCTCCGTGCTGGACGTTTACCAGTACGATACGGAAGCCTCGGACATCGCCGCAAGCATGGTCCATATTGCCCATTGGGACAGCACCTATTCGCCCGGCCCGCCCTTCGCAACGGTGTTCGATATTGCCCAATTGGCACCGGACGGCAAAATCTATATTGGTACCGGGAACAGCACACTGCGCATGCATGTGATCAACGACCCGGATGAACCGGGTTTGGCCTGTAACATGGTGCAGCATGGGGTGGTAATGCCTACCTACTATACGAACTCCCTGCCCAACCACCCCAATTACTTTTTGGGGCCGGTGGATGGGAGTGTTTGCGATAGTTTGGGGATCAATACCCTCACCCCCGGCCCCTCTCCGAGGGAGAGGGGGGTGCGGGTATACCCCAATCCAAGTCATGGAGCGTTCACACTGAGCTATCCGGCACAGCCCACGGTGGGCCAGTTGGAAATACGCGATGTGGCAGGGCGGGTGGTGATGGAGGAACGCATACCGCAGTGGAGCACGGTACACCAAGTGGAGCTAACAGGGCAGGCTACGGGGATGTACCAGTGCAAGCTTACGTGGGCAAAATGGAGTGTTGCTACGCATGTAATTCTGGAACGATGAGCTTACGGAACTTCATAGTTCTACTGGCATTGATGCCTGCGATGGCCTTTGCCCAAAAGCCGGACAAGGAGTTGCAGCGCCCGCCTGAGGCGGATGGAGGCCCTACGCACTCGGCGCATCCAGCGGATCTCATTGTGGAGCCGAGCGCGGACGTGTTATTGAGTGCCCCCAACGCTCTCACCATGCAGGTGATCATGGCGCAAAAGCACACCGGTATTTCCGATGAGCAATGGCTGAAGATGATGCTGGAGCCTGTCAACGCTACCTTGTATCCCATCCGGCTTACGCAAGCGATGTTGGATACCTTGGATGCGACTAAATTGGATGCGAGGTACCGGTATGAGTTGGTGCGGTGAAACGAAAACACGGGAAGATGAGGGGTATTGAAACAGATATTCAAAGGCCAAGCATACAAGCGTGGACGAGCCTCCCGTCGCAGGGTCCGCCAAGTATCGCTGAACCCGCTTTGCGTGACCCTGCGCGTTCGGCCAACCGTGCCCAGATCGAGATCTTGATGGACTCAGTAAAAGCCGGTATGGTGCAAATGGATGACAGCACACTAACGGACGCGCAACGCAGTGCGATCCTCGCCGGACTGAGCGGCTACCGCAGCACCATCGGTACCCTCACCGCATGGAACAACTCCGCGTTGCAAGTGGCCGCTACTACCAAGGTGCTTACCGCCGATGGCATTAAGGCAGCCAATACCAACGTCGGAACTACAAAGCTGATCGAAAGCAACGAGAAGCAGGTGAACGAGATCTACCTCTCCACCGTGGGCAAGGACGTGGACACCTTTACGGTGGACCAGACCAACACCCTGTTCTACATCGCCAACCAATGTCCCATGGTCGGTGGTAACTCCGTTTACCGGGCACGCTCGCTCTACCGCTTGATCGACGATGAACAACAGTTCGACGACCCGCAACTCTGTCTGCAGCACGGCATCATTGTGAAGAGCTTGGTGGCACGTGAAACGAACACCATTGGCGTAGTGCCCAACCCGGCAAGGGACGGGGCCACGCTGGTGTTAGGTGAACCGTTAGAAGAGGGAGGCGTCTTCATTTTGTTCAACTCGGTCGGTGTCGAAGTTATGAGGCTGGACGTTCCTGCGAAAGAGCCGCGCATGTCCTTTGGCACATCCAGGTTGGCAACAGGTGTGTACCACTACCGAGTGCTTTCAACATTGGGTTTGGTAGGGAACGGCAGATTGTCTATTGTTCGATAAGGCTCGAACCGCTGAACAATGACGCAGAATGGAACACTCAGGTTCCTTTTGATGTTGTGCATGATGCATGGTGCGGGAAACCCGCACCATGCACTTGCCCAACAAGGAATCAATGATCTTTGGATGGGCGGCTTCGAAGACCAATCTCCGCCACCCTGGGGTGGGGTTGACCTCGATTTCATGACTGGGGACT
Coding sequences:
- a CDS encoding SprB repeat-containing protein produces the protein MSEIWHYQWNDPYNAADDCFPGNVRRRQCNFRVVEAADRGLVVCGNTGHNFDDAYLAKLKSHCEFQFDPSITYVCEEGVNDGSIALNVYGGSESYTYQWSNGATTADISGLAPGVYSVIVTEQGGAQCAETEIFTIAEPMVVAVTYAPSCMTGGYPTYTASVTDGGVGPFTFTWWAITSNDTHPPEVVYQGPVYEMHPGHWPPWDVEVFDEGTECTVWASEWGPFNTSWPPSGMVSSVVTPAICQEGITGAIDLTLDPAYAPYTFVWSSGATTEDLSGLEPGIYSVTVNFGQTCSLDYSYTVQELAACCPADLVIHDGTHSSSLPASISGSVDIRGQFIVDDDFQFAYAQIYMEPGAEIIVEPDVHFDMGYSTMESCSNTMWKSITANEGSVVYIRESTLSDAENVVTALNGANIVLIQDVFRDDRLGLSVPDMNGGQWNDVSVYLNGNLFQSTGALAQPYPGQTTAVGRIGYAAVEVYNTYADLTGGGNIVDRMSNGIIGHRSDVVVTDFGFKNVQPDAAYPYIGNGSGIFAQGDHSYHKLVQQGYGEGNAPSFENCQWGIFTRYMTVWSEQNNMQNVGTAYRVERSGNRYVDILSNQMHTLSTGIDLRMNQGATHVRVQNNDITFGDLVNPWIPLPTFGIIVNEYPGENPDSKILNNTIHYVPKYTSFVGIGLLATDKWLVAENTLNMVSNIHNRWGIAISGARYCEFSCNNINGAATTYPADGQAGIYSNMGEGQRFSCNVMDKTSNGALFNGLAADIDLSGNQFNRHKWGLHLSSSAIIGTQDHKGNLWYEEPAQGGLGAWNENDLNASNNPFLYNPANISGGNTEPPSWSPNYWFNTDPGTNYDCATANNGPYCEQFHALLNGYGITELDHLIAKDSLENDPYTEESKYMLKGGLYKKLDDNAALRNSEQELVDFYNDLQGSTTAAFKSIDDSQKTLNNMDSSVVVQLQANRAQIEILMDSVKAGMVQMDDSTLTDAQRSTILSGLSGYRSTIGTLTAWNNSALQLAATTKVLTAESIKAANTNIGTTKLIESNEKEVNTIYLSTIGKDVDTFTVDQSNTLFYIANQCPMVGGNSVYRARSLYRLIDDEQQFDDPMLCLQHGIIVKSLVAREVNTMGVVPNPARDGATLVLGKPLDEAGTFILFNAVGEVVMRLDVPAEEYRMSFATSGLATGVYHYRVVNLTGLVGNGRLSIVR
- a CDS encoding T9SS type A sorting domain-containing protein, whose amino-acid sequence is MAQKAAIRLLLVWCMVHGAGFPHYACAQQGLNNLWMGGTNSEEPLPFGGTDLDFSSGSVVLSYVQRDIDFRRTSANITDADGNLLSSTNGAYIANAIGDTMLNGGGLNPSQYTSWWPEGLHIAQGCLILPKPNAPGIYYLLHGTIDDLSSSLSHHLYMTTIDMSLDSGLGGAVSKNEVLIADTLNEGRITAVRHANGRDWWVFCFKANTNIHHRLLVTPSGVSVNGNQAIGVVRTPDHGQACFSPDGSRYAYYSGFGTADLDIFDFDRCTGLFSNPVNIPIDDSNSFGGAAFSPNSRFLYVTSVLDVYQYDTEASDIAASMVHIAHWDSTYSPGPPFATVFDIAQLAPDGKIYIGTGNSTLRMHVINDPDEPGLACNMVQHGVVMPTYYTNSLPNHPNYFLGPVDGSVCDSLGINTLTPGPSPRERGVRVYPNPSHGAFTLSYPAQPTVGQLEIRDVAGRVVMEERIPQWSTVHQVELTGQATGMYQCKLTWAKWSVATHVILER